The genomic region GTGCCCGCGTCGAACCTGGTCACCTCCATCAGGTTCTCCACCAGGTCGGAGAGCCGGCGGGTCTCGCTGACCACCAGCCGCACGGCCGGTTCGATCATCGGGTCCAGCGACTCGGCCTCGTCCTCCAGGATGTCGGTCACCGCGGTCATCGCGGTCAGCGGGGTGCGCAGCTCGTGCGACATGTCGGCGACGAACCGCCGGCTCTGCGCCTCCCGGGCGCTCAACTCCTCGACCTGCTCGTGCAGCGACTCGGCGGTCCGGTTGAAGGTCCGTGCCAGGTCGGCGAGTTCGTCGGCGCCGCTGACCTCGAGCCGGGTGTCCAACTTGCCCTCGCCCAGCCTGCGTGCGGCCTCGGCGAGTTGGCGAACCGGACGGAGCACGGTGGCGGAGGCGGCCTGGGCCAGCAGGGTCGCGGCGATCAGCGCCAGCATGGTGGCCACCGCCAACGACCAACCCAGCGTGTTGAGATCGTCCCGCTCGTTGTCCAGGGACTTGAACATGTAGGCGGTCGGTCCGGTCGGCACCACCTTGGTCCCGCCGACCACGAACGGCTCGCCGCCGATGTTCACCCGCTGCCAGTACAGGTGGTACGCGTACGGGTTGCCCTCGCCCACCGGGCGCGGCTTCGGCACGGCGGCCAGCAGCGGGGCCGGCACCTGGGCCACGGTGAACCGCGGGTCGGAGGAGGCGGTGCACTCGGGGTGGCCCTCGTCCACCACCACGACGTTGTAGCCGAGTCCGGACGCGGCCACGTCATTGGCGAGTTGGACCAGCGCCGGGCAGCTCGCGTTCATCGGCAGCGCGGACACGCTGCGGCTGAGCGAGACCCGGAAGTCGTTCAGCGCGGTGTTCTGGGCACGCTTGAGCACCGCGTCCCGGTTCAGCCAGTAGGCGATGCCGGAGGCGGAGACGGCGGCGGTCAGCGCCACCACGGCGAAGACGGCGGCCAGCCGGACCCGCAGCGAACTCAGCCGCAGCCGTCGCCACAGGTCGGGGACGAGCCGGCGGCCGTTCTGGGGGGCCGTCACGTTGTCAGGTCTGTCACGAGGTCGGTCAGCCATTCGGTCCGGGTCTGCGGGTCAGGCGGGCGGGTCCAGACGATAGCCCACCCCGCGCACCGTGCGAATCAGGGTCGGTGCCGACGGGACGTCCTCCACCTTGGCCCGCAGCCGCTGCACACAGGCGTCCACCAGGCGCGAGTCGCCCAGGTAGTCGTGCTCCCAGACCAGCCGCAGCAACTGCTGGCGGGAGAGCGCCTGACCGGGCCGGCGGCTGAGCTCCAGCAGCAGCCGCAGCTCGGTCGGGGTGAGCTGGAGGTCCTCGCCGTCCTTGGTGACGGTCATCGCCGAGCGGTCGATCACCACCGAGCCGAAGGCCGAGGAGTCCGAGTTCTCCCGCTCGCCGCGGCGCAGCACCGCGCGGATCCGGGCGTCCAGCACCCGTGGCTGCACCGGCTTGACCACGTAGTCGTCGGCCCCTGACTCCAGACCCACCACCACGTCGATGTCGTCCGAGCGCGCGGTCAGCAGGATGATCGGCAGCTGGTCGGAGCGCCGGATCCGGCGGCAGACCTCGAAGCCGTCGATGCCGGGCAGCATCACGTCCAGCACGATCAGGTCGGGGCGCTGCTCCTTGAACAGCCGCAGGCCGTCCTCGCCCGAGGCAGCGGCGGCCACGCGGTGGCCCTGGCGGGTGAGGGCGAGTTCGAGGCCGGTACGGATGGCGTCGTCGTCCTCGATCAGTAGGAGGAAAGGCACCTGTTCATTCTGGCTCACCGGGTGTGCCGCCGGGAACCGTCCGAGGCACCCGAGACGTCATGGGTGTCGAGCGCCACTGTGGGACCAAGGTCCCAGTGCTTGTGACACCGCTGTGACAGTCGCCGGACACCGCCATGACGGGCGGCGGGCAGGATTTTCCATGTCACCGCAGCGGACCGGCAGCACCGGGCCGAGGCGGGGGCACCGAAAGGACCCGCTCGTACCGATCATGGGGGCGCACGATGAACGCAACGCTTGAGACCCGGGGCATCCTGGATGCGAACCGCCCGGCCGTCCACGGTGTGCGCTCGTCACAGCGCGGTCGGGTGGAGCGGGGCTCGGGGACCCTGCGGGTCGACCTCTGCCGGGTGAGCGGCGGGAGCGCACGGGTCCACGGGGGGAACAGCGGGGGGACCTTCGGGGGGAATGCCGGGGGGAACAAGGGGACCACGATTCTTCGGCTCGCGCCGATAGAGCAGCGCGTCCCGCAGCAGGGCCAGCAGGGAGGCGCGCAGGGGGAGCACTCGGCCGCCGAGGTGGACCACCTCACGGAGTTCACCGCGTACGTGCGCGAGCGTCGCGCCTCCCTGTACGCCACTGCCTACCACCTGACCGGTGACCGCTTCGAGGCCGAGGACCTGCTGCAGAGCGCGCTCTTCAGCACCTACCGGGCCTGGGGCCGGATCACCGACAAGGCCGCGGTCGGCGGCTACCTGCGCCGCACCATGACCAACCTGCACATCTCGGCCTGGCGCCGGCGCAAGCTCAACGAGTACCCGACCGAGGAGCTGCCGGAGACGGTCGGCGACACCGACGCGATGGGCGGCACCGAGCTGCGCGCCGTGCTGTGGCAGGCACTGGCCAAGCTCCCGGAGAACCAGCGCACCATGCTGGTGCTGCGCTACTACGAGGGCCGCACCGACCCGGAGATCGCCGACATCCTCAACATCAGCGTCGGCACCGTGAAGAGCAGCATCTGGCGCGCCCTGCGTCGGCTGCGCGAGGACGAGCAGCTCAACCGCACCGGCGACACCAACCACGCCTTCGGCGAGCTGGTCGCCTGAGCCGCTGCCTGAACCACTGCACCAACCACTGAACTCCCGTCGGGGGACGGGGAACAGGGCGCGGAGTCGCGCGGGGCTCGGGGGAGCCCCCGCCGGCAGGGAAGCCGCGCCCATGCGGAAGAGCCGGACCCGGCATCTCGGGAGAGGATGCCGAGTCCGGCTCTTCTGTCGTGCGCCTTCACGCGGTTCGGTCGCGATACCGGCCCGGGGGGAGGGCGTATTCGCGTTTGAAGGCCTTGGCGAAGGCGAACTCGCTGAGGTAGCCGGTCTGTTGGGCGACGCTCCGGAGTGGGGCGTCGGATTCGCGGAGCAGTCGGCCGGCGGTGGTCATCCGCCACCAGGTGAGGTAGGCGAGCGGGGGTTGGCCGACCAGGGCGGTGAAGCGGCGGGCGAAGGCGGCGCGGGACAGGCCGGCCAGGGCGCCGAGCTCCTCGACCGTCCAGGGGTGGGCGGGGTCGGCGTGGATGGCGCCCAGGGCGGCGGCGATCGCCCGGTCCTGCAGGGCGGTGGCCCAGCCGGTGGTGGTGCGGGCGGACTGCTCGGCGAACCAGGCGCGCAGGGTGTAGAGCAGCAGGGTGTCCAGCAGGGACTGGACGGCCGCGTCCGCACCGGGCTGACGGTCCGTCAGTTCGGCGTCCAGCAGCTCGATCACGGCACGCAGTGCGGGGTGGCGGCCGCCGGCGGTGGTCAGTCGCAGCACCGGGGGCAGCTCGGCGATCAGCGGGTGCGGGCGGGCCTGGTTGAGCAGGTAGGCGCCGCAGAGGGTGCGGCTGGCGTCCGGGTCGTCCGGGTCGGCGGGAGTGGGTTGCGGGCGCAGCCGGCCGTCCGGGTCCATCCGGGCGGGGCGCAGCTCGGCGTCCGGGGCGTCGGCCAGCCCGTAGCCGCGGCCGTGCGGGAGCAGTGCCAGGTCGCCCGGGTCGAGTCGGAACGGCTCGGCGCCGTCCGGCGGGTAGAGCCAGACCGAGCCGCGCAGTACCGAGTGGAACCCGATCCCCCCGCTGTCCGGGAAGCGGATCCCCCACCGTCCGACCCGCGGATGGCGTCCGGCATGCGGCCGCCCGGTGCGCATCACGGTGATCGCGTCGCTGAGCACGTCCATGATCGGGAGCTTAGACCGGTCGGTCCTGGCCTACGGACGAGACGATCGGACATGGAGCGAAGACTTTCCGGCATGGGCCGTCTCGTCCACCGCTCCTACGGTGGAACTCGTCAGCAGGACACCGCGTCAGATGAGGAACCATCACCATGACCAGGACAGTTGTCTTCGACGAGACCGGCGGCCCCGAGGTGCTGCGGATCGTGGATCTGGAACTCGCCGCACCCGGGCCCGAGGAGGTGCTGGTCCGGGTCGAGGCGATCGGGCTCAACCGGGCCGAGGCGCTGCTGCGCGGCGGCGGCTACTACTACCCGGCCGAGCTGCCCGGCTCCCGGCTCGGCTACGAAGCGGCCGGCAGCGTGGAGGCGGTGGGCTCGGCGGTGACCGGCTTCGCGGTCGGCGACCGGGTGTTGCGGGCCGCCGGCGGCCACATGAGCACCGAGGGCGTCTACGCGGAGCGGATCGTGGTCCCGGCCGCCACGCTGCTCCGGCTGCCGGCCGGCACCGACGCGGTGACCGGCGCCGCGCTCTGGCTCGCGTACAGCACCGCCTACGGCGCCCTGGTGGAGCAGGGCAACCTGCGCCCCGGCGACACCGTGCTGATCACCGCCGCCTCCAGCAGCGTGGGCGTGGCCGCGATCCAGATCGCCAACCACCTCGGCGCGATCCCGATCGCCGTCACCCGGACCGCCGCCAAGCGCGAGCAGCTGCTGAAGCTGGGCGCCGCAGGGGTGGTGGTGACCGAGGAGGAGGACCTGCTGGAGCGGGTGCGCGCGGTCACCGGCGGGCGCGGCGCGGAGATCGTCTTCGACTCGGTGGCGGGGCCCGGCCTGGCGACGGTGGCGCAGGCGGTGGCGCCCGGGGGCCTGCTGATCGTCTACGGCTGGCTGGACC from Kitasatospora azatica KCTC 9699 harbors:
- a CDS encoding AraC family transcriptional regulator, giving the protein MDVLSDAITVMRTGRPHAGRHPRVGRWGIRFPDSGGIGFHSVLRGSVWLYPPDGAEPFRLDPGDLALLPHGRGYGLADAPDAELRPARMDPDGRLRPQPTPADPDDPDASRTLCGAYLLNQARPHPLIAELPPVLRLTTAGGRHPALRAVIELLDAELTDRQPGADAAVQSLLDTLLLYTLRAWFAEQSARTTTGWATALQDRAIAAALGAIHADPAHPWTVEELGALAGLSRAAFARRFTALVGQPPLAYLTWWRMTTAGRLLRESDAPLRSVAQQTGYLSEFAFAKAFKREYALPPGRYRDRTA
- a CDS encoding zinc-dependent alcohol dehydrogenase family protein is translated as MTRTVVFDETGGPEVLRIVDLELAAPGPEEVLVRVEAIGLNRAEALLRGGGYYYPAELPGSRLGYEAAGSVEAVGSAVTGFAVGDRVLRAAGGHMSTEGVYAERIVVPAATLLRLPAGTDAVTGAALWLAYSTAYGALVEQGNLRPGDTVLITAASSSVGVAAIQIANHLGAIPIAVTRTAAKREQLLKLGAAGVVVTEEEDLLERVRAVTGGRGAEIVFDSVAGPGLATVAQAVAPGGLLIVYGWLDQQPAPLPMNWGLRIIGYANLQTTGDPAVRRRVEHFLAAGLRAGTIAPVVDRVFDFEDIVEAHRYLESNAQVGKVLVTVRH
- a CDS encoding SigE family RNA polymerase sigma factor, with the translated sequence MNATLETRGILDANRPAVHGVRSSQRGRVERGSGTLRVDLCRVSGGSARVHGGNSGGTFGGNAGGNKGTTILRLAPIEQRVPQQGQQGGAQGEHSAAEVDHLTEFTAYVRERRASLYATAYHLTGDRFEAEDLLQSALFSTYRAWGRITDKAAVGGYLRRTMTNLHISAWRRRKLNEYPTEELPETVGDTDAMGGTELRAVLWQALAKLPENQRTMLVLRYYEGRTDPEIADILNISVGTVKSSIWRALRRLREDEQLNRTGDTNHAFGELVA
- a CDS encoding response regulator transcription factor; amino-acid sequence: MPFLLLIEDDDAIRTGLELALTRQGHRVAAAASGEDGLRLFKEQRPDLIVLDVMLPGIDGFEVCRRIRRSDQLPIILLTARSDDIDVVVGLESGADDYVVKPVQPRVLDARIRAVLRRGERENSDSSAFGSVVIDRSAMTVTKDGEDLQLTPTELRLLLELSRRPGQALSRQQLLRLVWEHDYLGDSRLVDACVQRLRAKVEDVPSAPTLIRTVRGVGYRLDPPA
- a CDS encoding ATP-binding protein yields the protein MADRPRDRPDNVTAPQNGRRLVPDLWRRLRLSSLRVRLAAVFAVVALTAAVSASGIAYWLNRDAVLKRAQNTALNDFRVSLSRSVSALPMNASCPALVQLANDVAASGLGYNVVVVDEGHPECTASSDPRFTVAQVPAPLLAAVPKPRPVGEGNPYAYHLYWQRVNIGGEPFVVGGTKVVPTGPTAYMFKSLDNERDDLNTLGWSLAVATMLALIAATLLAQAASATVLRPVRQLAEAARRLGEGKLDTRLEVSGADELADLARTFNRTAESLHEQVEELSAREAQSRRFVADMSHELRTPLTAMTAVTDILEDEAESLDPMIEPAVRLVVSETRRLSDLVENLMEVTRFDAGTAKLVADEMDIADLIMSCIDGRAWYDAVELDAPRGVLAVVDPRRLDVVFANLIGNALKHGGSPVRVTVRQGIGPTGAGEVVVAVSDSGPGIPEDVLPHVFDRFYKADKGRARSEGSGLGLSIAMANAQIHGGTITAANGPGGGAVFTLRLPLRPPAPAAGRPTQEPSGGRNGA